In a genomic window of Streptomyces sp. NBC_01231:
- a CDS encoding substrate-binding domain-containing protein yields MHRNHRAAVLTATVLAGTLLAAGCSSSSGGKKSEEGNAAASAGKATTPRMTVAMVTHASPGDTFWDLVRKGAQAAAAKDNIKLVYSSDPNAGNQANLVQNAIDQKVDGIALTAAKPTAMKDVVAKATAAGIPVVGFNSGVGDWKKLGMLEYFGQDENIAGQAFGQRLNQLGAKHALCVIQEQGQVALEARCAGLKKGFSGKTDILYVNGTDMPSVKSTITAKLKQDSSIDQLVTLGAPIALTAVQSLSDAGSKAKLATFDLNRDLVKAVQDGKVEFAVDQQPYLQGYLAVDAIWLYKANGNFSGGSTAPVLTGPAFIDKTNVDTVAKFAANGTR; encoded by the coding sequence ATGCACAGAAACCACCGAGCCGCGGTCCTCACCGCTACCGTCCTGGCCGGAACCCTGCTGGCCGCCGGCTGTTCCAGCAGCTCGGGCGGAAAGAAGTCCGAGGAAGGCAACGCGGCCGCCTCGGCGGGCAAGGCCACTACCCCGCGTATGACGGTGGCCATGGTCACCCACGCCTCCCCCGGCGACACGTTCTGGGACCTGGTCCGCAAGGGCGCCCAGGCCGCGGCCGCCAAGGACAACATCAAGCTCGTCTACTCCAGCGACCCAAACGCGGGCAACCAGGCCAACCTGGTCCAGAACGCCATCGACCAGAAGGTCGACGGCATCGCCCTGACCGCCGCCAAGCCCACCGCCATGAAGGACGTCGTGGCCAAGGCCACCGCGGCCGGCATCCCCGTCGTCGGCTTCAACTCCGGCGTCGGCGACTGGAAGAAGCTCGGCATGCTCGAGTACTTCGGCCAGGACGAGAACATCGCGGGCCAGGCCTTCGGCCAGCGCCTGAACCAGCTCGGCGCCAAGCACGCCCTGTGTGTAATCCAGGAGCAGGGGCAGGTCGCCCTGGAGGCCCGCTGCGCCGGCTTGAAGAAGGGCTTCAGCGGCAAGACGGACATCCTTTACGTCAACGGCACGGACATGCCGTCGGTGAAGTCGACGATCACCGCCAAACTCAAGCAGGACTCGTCCATCGACCAGCTGGTCACCCTCGGCGCCCCGATCGCCCTGACGGCGGTCCAGTCGTTGTCCGATGCTGGCAGCAAGGCCAAGCTCGCCACCTTCGACCTCAACAGGGACCTGGTGAAGGCCGTCCAGGACGGCAAGGTCGAGTTCGCCGTGGACCAGCAGCCGTATCTGCAGGGTTACCTCGCCGTCGACGCCATCTGGTTGTACAAGGCGAACGGCAACTTCAGCGGCGGCAGTACCGCGCCCGTCCTCACCGGCCCGGCCTTCATCGACAAGACCAACGTCGACACGGTCGCCAAGTTCGCCGCGAACGGGACCCGGTGA
- a CDS encoding transposase, which yields MTCRPCPVRDQCTRSKTGGRTLSLQPREVQEVLDHARLEQGDEQWRAKYATRAGIEGTIHQAVAVTGMRRARYLGLQKTHLEHVFSAVALNLMRLDAWWNGHPLDRTRVSHLARLDLSLAP from the coding sequence GTGACATGCCGCCCCTGCCCGGTGCGCGACCAGTGCACCCGCTCGAAGACCGGCGGCCGAACTCTCTCCCTGCAACCCCGCGAGGTGCAAGAAGTCCTCGACCATGCCCGCCTCGAGCAGGGCGACGAGCAGTGGCGAGCCAAGTACGCAACCCGCGCGGGCATCGAGGGAACCATCCACCAGGCCGTCGCGGTCACCGGGATGAGACGTGCCCGCTACCTCGGTCTCCAGAAGACCCACCTGGAGCACGTCTTCTCCGCCGTCGCGCTCAACCTCATGCGCCTCGATGCCTGGTGGAACGGCCACCCGCTCGACCGCACCCGCGTCAGCCACCTTGCCCGACTCGACCTCTCCCTCGCCCCTTGA
- a CDS encoding SDR family NAD(P)-dependent oxidoreductase, translating into MNHLQDKVVVITGASSGIGAVSAKALAARGAKIAAARGQEDLDQLVADIEKAGGTAAARLTDVTDAADMQALADFTLDTYGRIDVLVNNAGLMLFSYWKDLALDDWNRMLDVNIRGYLNGVRAVLPVMLRQKSGHILNMDSVAGHQVGDGSRRRGRSRWVR; encoded by the coding sequence ATGAACCACCTTCAGGACAAGGTAGTCGTCATCACCGGCGCCTCCTCCGGCATCGGCGCCGTAAGCGCCAAGGCCCTCGCCGCCCGCGGCGCCAAGATCGCCGCCGCCCGCGGCCAGGAAGACCTCGACCAGCTGGTCGCCGACATCGAGAAGGCCGGCGGCACCGCAGCCGCCCGGCTCACCGACGTCACCGACGCCGCAGACATGCAGGCGCTGGCCGACTTCACCCTCGACACCTACGGGCGTATCGACGTCCTCGTCAACAACGCCGGCCTGATGCTCTTCTCGTACTGGAAGGACCTCGCGCTCGACGACTGGAACCGGATGCTCGACGTGAACATCCGCGGCTACCTCAACGGTGTCCGCGCCGTCCTGCCCGTGATGCTCCGCCAGAAGTCCGGTCACATCCTCAACATGGACTCGGTGGCCGGCCACCAGGTCGGCGACGGATCAAGACGACGCGGTCGGTCCAGGTGGGTGCGGTAG